A genomic window from Fibrobacterota bacterium includes:
- a CDS encoding nitrate reductase subunit alpha, whose product MSFFRKLRYFGELFADGHGATNQESRGWEESYRRRWAHDKVVRSTHGVNCTGSCSWKVFVKNGLVAWEMQQTDYPRTRPDLPDHEPRGCPRGASYSWYLYSAHRVKYPLVRSRLLRLWREAKKLHSDPVKAWEWIQADPERAQEYRKVRGHGGFVRTNWEEAMEIVAAANVHTVKSHGPDRVVGFSPIPAMSMVSFAAGSRYLSLLGGACLSFYDWYCDLPVASPQTWGEQTDVPESADWFNSGYTICWGSNVPLTRTPDAHFLTESRYRGAKIVAVTPDFSEVARLSDEWLAAHQGTDAALAMAMQRVVMEEFHLGGRKSPYFEAYVKANSDLPMLVRVEKNPHGDWVPGRFLRASDLTSSPEANNPQWKTVAWDEGRDAPCIPLGSIGFRWGEQGRWNIEPKSADGSDLAPQLSFHGPQAQALDVAFPYFGSQGFGEIFPGQELADRQMRRVAVRMVATPDGEVAVATVFDLLAAHLGIDRDGSDPNLRDLDPAKIPYTPEWQEPITGVKADVVRRIAREFAENAHATQGRSMVIIGASVNHWYHSDMSYRAIISLLVLCGTVGKSGGGWAHYVGQEKLRPQSGWAQLAFALDWNRPPRHQNTTSFWYLHTDQWRYETLKPHSLLSPTGQTNDLPRTLVDSNVQAERRGWLPSAPQLNRNPLGIAKAARDAGLEPKEFVIQELTQGRMRMASEDPDSPENFPRNLFVWRSNLLGSSAKGHEYFLRHLLGCRDGAMGSELGIDEERPEEVVWREAPKGKLDLLVTLDFRMSTTCLHSDVVLPTATWYEKNDLNTSDMHPFIHPLSEAVNPAWEARSDWAIFTELAKEVSRLSSGHLGVEKDLVLTPILHDTPGELAQPDGGADWKSGQCPAEPGRTMPNMTVVERDYPNLWRRMTSLGPLVSTVGNGGKGLAWKTDREVKELADLNGTVPQEGPWKGRPRIETDIHAIETILRLAPETNGNVAVKAWESLGKATGREHTHLAIHREDERVRFRDLQAQPRKIISSPIWSGVESEEVCYTAGWTNVNERIPWRTLTGRQQLYQDHPWMRAYGEGFAIYRPPVDTGSLRAARRPNGNPEIVLNFLTPHQKWGIHSTYTDNLLMLTLGRGGPCVWMSEVDAAKVSISDNDWVEVYNTNGALAARAIVSQRIPEGAVFMYHAQEKTINTPLAESTGTRGIHNSVARIVLKPTHMVGAYAHQAWGFNYIGTIGTNRDEFVVVRRMDTVRWEGGEA is encoded by the coding sequence GCAGTTGGAAGGTTTTTGTCAAGAACGGTCTGGTCGCCTGGGAGATGCAGCAGACCGACTATCCCCGCACCCGACCTGATCTGCCCGACCACGAGCCTCGCGGTTGCCCGCGTGGGGCGTCCTATTCGTGGTACCTCTACAGCGCCCACCGGGTGAAGTATCCCTTGGTGCGTTCGCGTCTGCTCAGGCTCTGGCGCGAAGCGAAGAAGCTCCATTCCGATCCAGTGAAGGCTTGGGAGTGGATCCAAGCCGACCCAGAACGCGCACAGGAATACCGCAAGGTGCGTGGGCATGGTGGATTTGTCCGGACCAACTGGGAAGAGGCGATGGAGATCGTGGCGGCGGCCAATGTGCACACGGTGAAGAGCCACGGTCCGGATCGGGTCGTCGGATTTTCACCCATTCCCGCGATGTCCATGGTGAGCTTCGCGGCTGGATCGAGATACCTGTCGCTGTTGGGCGGGGCGTGCCTTTCTTTCTACGACTGGTACTGCGATCTGCCCGTGGCCAGTCCCCAGACCTGGGGCGAACAGACCGACGTTCCGGAATCCGCCGACTGGTTCAATTCCGGATACACCATCTGCTGGGGATCCAATGTCCCCCTGACCCGCACCCCAGACGCCCACTTCCTGACGGAATCCCGCTATCGCGGTGCCAAGATCGTCGCGGTGACACCGGATTTTTCCGAGGTCGCGCGCCTTTCCGACGAGTGGCTAGCCGCCCACCAGGGGACCGATGCGGCTTTGGCCATGGCCATGCAGCGCGTGGTGATGGAGGAGTTCCACCTGGGTGGCCGCAAGAGCCCCTATTTCGAGGCCTACGTCAAGGCGAATTCCGACCTTCCGATGCTGGTGCGGGTGGAGAAAAATCCGCATGGCGATTGGGTTCCGGGAAGATTCCTGCGCGCCAGCGACTTGACCTCCAGTCCCGAGGCGAACAATCCCCAGTGGAAGACCGTGGCCTGGGACGAAGGGCGCGACGCGCCCTGCATTCCGCTGGGGTCCATCGGATTCCGGTGGGGCGAGCAGGGGCGGTGGAACATCGAACCCAAGAGCGCAGACGGAAGCGATCTGGCCCCGCAGCTCAGTTTCCACGGCCCCCAGGCCCAAGCATTGGATGTCGCCTTCCCCTACTTCGGGTCCCAAGGATTCGGCGAGATCTTCCCTGGACAGGAATTGGCCGATCGCCAGATGCGGCGGGTCGCCGTGCGCATGGTCGCCACTCCCGATGGGGAAGTGGCGGTGGCCACCGTTTTCGATCTGCTCGCGGCCCACCTGGGAATCGATCGCGACGGATCCGATCCGAACCTCCGAGACCTTGATCCCGCCAAGATCCCCTACACTCCCGAGTGGCAGGAACCGATCACCGGGGTGAAGGCCGACGTGGTGCGGCGCATCGCCCGGGAATTCGCTGAAAACGCCCATGCCACGCAGGGGCGTTCCATGGTGATCATCGGCGCTTCCGTGAATCACTGGTACCACTCCGACATGAGCTACCGAGCCATCATCTCGCTTCTGGTGCTGTGCGGGACGGTGGGCAAGTCCGGCGGGGGATGGGCCCATTACGTGGGGCAGGAAAAGCTCCGCCCCCAATCCGGATGGGCGCAACTGGCCTTCGCTCTTGACTGGAACCGACCGCCGCGTCATCAGAACACCACCTCCTTCTGGTACCTGCACACGGACCAGTGGCGCTACGAAACCCTGAAGCCGCACAGTCTACTGAGTCCCACCGGACAGACCAACGACCTGCCAAGGACGCTGGTGGACAGCAATGTGCAAGCCGAAAGGCGCGGCTGGCTTCCCAGTGCGCCTCAATTGAACCGAAACCCACTGGGTATTGCCAAAGCCGCACGGGATGCCGGTCTGGAGCCCAAGGAATTCGTGATCCAGGAACTGACGCAGGGCCGGATGCGGATGGCTTCGGAAGATCCGGATTCTCCGGAAAATTTCCCGCGCAACTTGTTCGTGTGGCGCTCCAATCTTCTGGGGTCCAGCGCCAAGGGCCACGAGTACTTCCTGCGACATCTCCTGGGATGTCGCGACGGCGCCATGGGCTCGGAGCTGGGCATCGACGAGGAACGCCCCGAAGAGGTGGTTTGGCGCGAGGCTCCCAAGGGCAAACTGGATCTTCTGGTGACGCTGGACTTCCGGATGTCCACCACTTGCCTGCACTCGGACGTGGTGCTGCCCACGGCCACGTGGTACGAAAAAAACGATCTCAACACATCCGACATGCATCCGTTCATCCACCCGTTGTCCGAAGCGGTGAATCCTGCTTGGGAGGCGCGCAGCGACTGGGCGATCTTCACGGAATTGGCCAAGGAGGTCTCTCGGTTGTCTTCGGGCCACCTGGGTGTGGAAAAGGACCTGGTGCTCACGCCCATCCTCCACGACACCCCTGGAGAGCTCGCGCAACCCGATGGAGGGGCCGATTGGAAGTCCGGTCAGTGCCCGGCTGAACCTGGCCGCACCATGCCGAACATGACCGTGGTCGAGCGCGACTACCCCAACCTCTGGCGGCGCATGACCTCGCTCGGGCCCTTGGTTTCCACCGTGGGCAACGGTGGCAAGGGGCTGGCCTGGAAGACGGATCGCGAAGTGAAGGAGCTGGCCGATCTCAACGGCACTGTGCCCCAGGAAGGACCATGGAAGGGGCGTCCACGCATCGAAACCGACATCCATGCCATCGAGACCATCCTGCGCTTGGCGCCGGAGACCAATGGCAACGTGGCGGTGAAAGCTTGGGAGTCGCTGGGCAAGGCCACGGGCCGCGAACACACCCACCTGGCGATCCATCGCGAGGATGAGCGCGTGCGCTTTCGCGATCTGCAGGCCCAGCCGCGCAAGATCATCTCCAGTCCCATCTGGTCGGGTGTGGAATCCGAGGAAGTCTGCTACACCGCCGGGTGGACCAACGTCAACGAGCGCATCCCTTGGCGAACCCTCACGGGCCGACAGCAATTGTACCAGGACCATCCTTGGATGCGCGCCTACGGCGAAGGGTTCGCCATCTACAGGCCTCCGGTGGACACCGGAAGCCTGCGAGCGGCCCGGCGTCCCAACGGCAATCCGGAAATCGTCCTCAACTTCCTGACCCCGCACCAGAAGTGGGGGATCCACAGCACCTACACGGACAACCTTCTGATGCTCACGTTGGGTCGCGGCGGGCCATGCGTGTGGATGTCGGAGGTGGATGCCGCCAAGGTGTCGATTTCCGACAACGACTGGGTGGAGGTGTACAACACCAACGGGGCGCTCGCGGCGAGAGCCATCGTCTCGCAGCGCATTCCGGAAGGCGCGGTCTTCATGTACCACGCCCAGGAAAAGACCATCAACACGCCGTTGGCCGAAAGCACGGGCACGCGTGGCATCCACAACTCCGTGGCCCGCATCGTGCTCAAGCCCACCCACATGGTGGGAGCCTATGCGCACCAGGCCTGGGGCTTCAACTACATCGGGACCATCGGCACCAACCGCGACGAGTTCGTGGTGGTCCGCCGCATGGACACCGTCCGCTGGGAAGGAGGCGAAGCATGA